From the Lathyrus oleraceus cultivar Zhongwan6 chromosome 4, CAAS_Psat_ZW6_1.0, whole genome shotgun sequence genome, one window contains:
- the LOC127075443 gene encoding E3 ubiquitin-protein ligase RMA3: protein MESTCFGSNVKVSLKQKCKSTTEEEEEERTISSGENGCFDCNICLESANDLVVTLCGHLYCWPCIYKWLNVQNSSVEPDKQPTCPVCKAVISHTSLVPLYGRGKSDSETGSNKLQVGLVIPHRPPPYNLNAMLTSNRPSNLHHGEQQQLHPNYFHTQSRPIHYHQHYIPHLYEGYGGNGLPYHGGAASFVNTVIGMFGDMVLTRVFGVSDANLVTYSHNGSTSPRMRRQEMQIDKSLNRVSIFLLCCFILCLLLF from the coding sequence ATGGAATCTACATGCTTTGGTTCTAATGTGAAAGTCTCACTAAAGCAAAAATGTAAATCTACtacagaagaagaagaagaagagagaacAATATCTAGTGGTGAAAATGGTTGCTTTGATTGTAATATTTGCTTGGAATCAGCAAATGATCTTGTGGTTACACTTTGTGGTCATCTCTATTGCTGGCCATGTATATATAAATGGCTTAATGTCCAAAACTCTTCCGTTGAACCAGATAAGCAGCCTACATGCCCTGTTTGTAAAGCTGTCATCTCGCATACTTCATTAGTCCCTCTTTACGGTCGTGGAAAATCAGATTCAGAAACCGGGTCGAATAAACTTCAGGTGGGTTTGGTTATACCTCATCGACCACCTCCGTACAACTTGAATGCTATGTTAACGTCTAATCGGCCATCAAATTTGCATCACGGGGAGCAGCAGCAGCTCCATCCGAATTATTTCCATACACAATCACGGCCGATCCATTATCATCAGCATTACATCCCTCACCTTTATGAAGGTTATGGTGGCAATGGATTACCTTATCATGGTGGTGCTGCTAGTTTTGTGAATACTGTGATTGGTATGTTTGGGGATATGGTGTTGACAAGGGTTTTTGGTGTGTCTGATGCGAATTTGGTTACTTACTCTCACAATGGAAGTACCAGTCCTAGAATGAGGAGGCAGGAGATGCAGATTGACAAGTCTCTAAACAGAGTTTCAATCTTTCTTCTTTGCTGTTTCATTTTGTGTCTTCTCTTGTTTTGA
- the LOC127075444 gene encoding uncharacterized protein LOC127075444 isoform X2, translating into MDVEEADNQVFSFPVSLNPIVSQQNGVFSPDDLAWVDSCLNKDSDISETDWSPLRDALFEIISSQSRSFRVDGREDSENHHYSKEKNITSEHIHESSTSNANCLQNRSSTYNVELVRMANETSTDETLDDELTGPTLSSSSTFEGDPFLPTYNEDLKQNIFATYEMEHASENIFEVWDLDCPTDEMEEASDNIFKVWDLDIPVEEGELVKQLKKALSENSLKTAPSGFDDSEKGKDLKEGSLDDLIAGKDLNEGPLDDLIAGIAELSLNKKV; encoded by the coding sequence ATGGATGTTGAAGAAGCAGATAACCAAGTTTTTTCTTTTCCTGTCTCTCTCAATCCCATAGTTTCTCAGCAGAATGGAGTTTTTTCTCCAGATGATCTTGCTTGGGTTGATTCCTGCCTAAATAAGGATTCCGATATTTCAGAAACTGATTGGTCCCCTCTCAGGGATGCTCTGTTTGAAATTATCAGTTCCCAATCCCGATCATTCAGGGTTGATGGTAGAGAGGACAGTGAAAATCACCACTACAGTAAGGAGAAAAACATTACTTCAGAACATATTCATGAATCTTCGACTTCTAATGCAAATTGCTTACAAAACCGTTCTTCAACTTATAATGTTGAGCTAGTAAGAATGGCTAATGAAACAAGCACTGATGAAACTCTAGATGATGAACTGACTGGGCCGACTTTGTCGTCGTCTTCAACTTTCGAAGGAGATCCTTTTCTGCCAACTTATAATGAAGACCTAAAGCAGAATATTTTTGCAACTTATGAGATGGAACATGCATCTGAGAATATCTTCGAAGTCTGGGATTTGGATTGTCCAACTGATGAGATGGAGGAGGCATCTGATAACatcttcaaagtatgggatttGGACATTCCAGTTGAGGAAGGTGAACTTGTTAAACAGTTGAAGAAAGCTCTGTCAGAGAATTCTTTGAAGACAGCGCCGTCTGGTTTTGATGATTCGGAAAAAGGGAAGGACTTGAAGGAAGGGTCGCTTGATGATCTTATTGCTGGCAAGGACTTGAATGAAGGGCCACTTGATGATCTTATTGCTGGCATTGCTGAGTTGTCTTTAAATAAAAAAGTTTAG
- the LOC127075444 gene encoding uncharacterized protein LOC127075444 isoform X1 produces MHHLQQINNSLQAMDVEEADNQVFSFPVSLNPIVSQQNGVFSPDDLAWVDSCLNKDSDISETDWSPLRDALFEIISSQSRSFRVDGREDSENHHYSKEKNITSEHIHESSTSNANCLQNRSSTYNVELVRMANETSTDETLDDELTGPTLSSSSTFEGDPFLPTYNEDLKQNIFATYEMEHASENIFEVWDLDCPTDEMEEASDNIFKVWDLDIPVEEGELVKQLKKALSENSLKTAPSGFDDSEKGKDLKEGSLDDLIAGKDLNEGPLDDLIAGIAELSLNKKV; encoded by the exons ATGCATCATCTTCAACAAATAAACAACTCTCTACAAG CAATGGATGTTGAAGAAGCAGATAACCAAGTTTTTTCTTTTCCTGTCTCTCTCAATCCCATAGTTTCTCAGCAGAATGGAGTTTTTTCTCCAGATGATCTTGCTTGGGTTGATTCCTGCCTAAATAAGGATTCCGATATTTCAGAAACTGATTGGTCCCCTCTCAGGGATGCTCTGTTTGAAATTATCAGTTCCCAATCCCGATCATTCAGGGTTGATGGTAGAGAGGACAGTGAAAATCACCACTACAGTAAGGAGAAAAACATTACTTCAGAACATATTCATGAATCTTCGACTTCTAATGCAAATTGCTTACAAAACCGTTCTTCAACTTATAATGTTGAGCTAGTAAGAATGGCTAATGAAACAAGCACTGATGAAACTCTAGATGATGAACTGACTGGGCCGACTTTGTCGTCGTCTTCAACTTTCGAAGGAGATCCTTTTCTGCCAACTTATAATGAAGACCTAAAGCAGAATATTTTTGCAACTTATGAGATGGAACATGCATCTGAGAATATCTTCGAAGTCTGGGATTTGGATTGTCCAACTGATGAGATGGAGGAGGCATCTGATAACatcttcaaagtatgggatttGGACATTCCAGTTGAGGAAGGTGAACTTGTTAAACAGTTGAAGAAAGCTCTGTCAGAGAATTCTTTGAAGACAGCGCCGTCTGGTTTTGATGATTCGGAAAAAGGGAAGGACTTGAAGGAAGGGTCGCTTGATGATCTTATTGCTGGCAAGGACTTGAATGAAGGGCCACTTGATGATCTTATTGCTGGCATTGCTGAGTTGTCTTTAAATAAAAAAGTTTAG